A single region of the Bdellovibrionales bacterium CG10_big_fil_rev_8_21_14_0_10_45_34 genome encodes:
- a CDS encoding ATP-dependent helicase — MNFGQFELHPTLLQSTQKLGYKECTPIQEAAIPLALEGKDISGLAQTGTGKTAAFLVPLIDRVLRSMEATALHTKAVESSAAMASATDEAAPKNGLVQASSETAEIKSGPLSLRLFDHWTHGDRVLVLVPTRELAEQVSEAFQSLKGESSLSAAVLYGGMAYEPQKERLQAGAEFVIGTPGRIIDLYKSHDFNPKRVRAVVFDEADRMFDMGFKDDMRFLLQRIPRERQFLVFSATLNFEVQYIAYEFEANPVELNLSKDEVKAENVADEILHIGHDEKPRVLLSILKRQSPEQCIIFSNFKHNVPRLAQFLSSNGFAAVGISSLLTQAQRNRVLEQFKTQSGRNILVATDLAARGLDIKGVDLVINYDLPDDAENYVHRIGRTGRAEEQGAAVSLVGDRDVEALQRIETYLKSPLKVGWIEEGELVEKFEPFPQDRDLRDKRSRMPTQPFPGAGRGGNGKGRDSSRRSTQRGARPPRAGSDREAAEGGSYERSPRARGPRRDGTHHEASSAGGAPVTGAGQHSRGTSSPPRSDARRSDRRNRQRDTLTQRGSSGEAQKSKDNNQQRKGQSYRAKSRSSSHRHAAKSASSSKDGSIISKITGAIRSLFR; from the coding sequence TTGAATTTCGGGCAATTTGAGCTTCATCCTACTCTCCTTCAATCCACCCAGAAGCTAGGATATAAAGAATGCACTCCCATTCAGGAGGCTGCGATACCTTTAGCTCTTGAAGGAAAAGACATCAGCGGCCTAGCGCAGACAGGAACGGGCAAGACAGCCGCCTTTTTGGTTCCGCTCATCGACAGGGTTTTAAGGTCGATGGAAGCGACAGCTCTCCATACTAAAGCTGTTGAAAGTTCAGCTGCTATGGCGAGTGCTACAGATGAAGCCGCTCCCAAAAATGGATTGGTTCAAGCAAGTTCCGAAACTGCCGAGATAAAGAGTGGTCCGCTTTCTCTGAGACTCTTTGATCATTGGACTCACGGGGACCGCGTGCTGGTGTTGGTGCCAACGCGCGAGTTGGCCGAACAAGTCAGCGAAGCATTTCAAAGTCTCAAAGGCGAGAGCTCCCTTTCTGCGGCTGTGCTTTATGGCGGAATGGCTTACGAACCTCAAAAAGAAAGACTCCAGGCGGGTGCAGAGTTTGTGATTGGCACGCCGGGCAGAATTATTGATCTTTACAAGTCACACGACTTTAACCCAAAGCGCGTCCGCGCAGTTGTCTTTGATGAAGCTGATCGCATGTTTGATATGGGCTTTAAAGACGATATGAGATTTTTGCTTCAGCGAATTCCCCGAGAGAGACAGTTTCTCGTCTTCAGCGCGACTCTTAATTTTGAAGTTCAATACATTGCTTACGAATTTGAAGCAAACCCCGTTGAACTTAACTTGAGCAAAGACGAAGTCAAAGCAGAGAACGTGGCAGATGAGATCTTGCACATCGGTCACGATGAAAAGCCTCGCGTGCTTCTTTCTATTTTAAAAAGGCAAAGCCCAGAGCAGTGTATTATCTTTTCTAATTTTAAACATAATGTGCCGAGATTGGCGCAATTTCTCAGCAGCAACGGATTTGCCGCTGTTGGCATTTCAAGTCTATTAACTCAGGCTCAGAGAAATCGCGTGCTCGAGCAGTTCAAAACCCAATCAGGTAGAAATATTTTAGTAGCGACGGACCTTGCAGCTAGGGGCCTTGATATTAAAGGCGTTGATCTTGTTATCAATTATGATTTGCCCGATGACGCTGAAAACTACGTGCACAGAATTGGCAGAACTGGGCGCGCCGAAGAACAAGGTGCTGCCGTTAGTTTGGTTGGCGATCGCGACGTTGAAGCCCTTCAAAGAATTGAGACCTATTTAAAATCTCCGCTAAAAGTCGGCTGGATAGAAGAGGGCGAACTCGTTGAAAAGTTTGAGCCCTTTCCGCAAGATCGAGATCTTAGAGATAAGCGAAGTCGCATGCCGACTCAGCCCTTTCCGGGCGCTGGTCGCGGAGGAAATGGCAAGGGTCGCGATAGTTCGAGACGCTCCACCCAAAGAGGAGCTCGGCCGCCGCGTGCAGGTAGTGATCGAGAGGCTGCCGAAGGAGGCTCTTATGAAAGGTCTCCAAGGGCTCGGGGCCCTCGTAGAGATGGAACGCATCACGAAGCGAGTAGTGCAGGTGGAGCGCCGGTAACGGGCGCAGGCCAACACTCCAGGGGCACCTCGTCTCCGCCGCGTTCCGACGCGCGGCGATCCGATAGAAGAAATCGTCAACGAGACACTCTTACACAACGGGGCTCTAGCGGCGAGGCGCAAAAATCTAAGGATAATAATCAACAACGAAAAGGTCAGAGTTACAGAGCCAAATCTCGAAGCTCTTCTCATCGTCATGCGGCGAAGTCTGCAAGCTCTTCAAAAGACGGATCGATTATTTCAAAGATCACCGGAGCGATTCGAAGCCTTTTCCGCTAG
- a CDS encoding transketolase, which translates to MSDLSKEKQSELEKVAHEARKWIIKMIFEAKSGHPGSSLSCIDIITELFFNDMNVDPKNPLKEDRDRFVISKGHGVPALYAALGLRGYFNIEETATFRQLGSPFQGHPDRVRMPVLEASTGSLGQGLSVAQGMAMSLRMDNNPARVFCLIGDGETQEGQIWECAMSTGNFQLDNLIVFLDSNGYQIDGTVKDVMDLGDIKAKFEAFKWHVEEIDGHNMQQIHQAVLKCSQLKGKPHLIVAKTVKGKGVSFMENDNKWHGSAPNENEFNQAMKELER; encoded by the coding sequence ATGTCAGATCTTTCTAAAGAAAAGCAATCAGAGCTAGAAAAAGTAGCACACGAAGCTCGTAAGTGGATCATCAAAATGATCTTTGAAGCCAAATCGGGGCATCCGGGGAGCTCGCTTTCTTGCATCGATATCATCACTGAGCTTTTCTTCAATGACATGAATGTGGATCCAAAAAATCCTCTTAAAGAAGATCGCGACCGTTTTGTTATTAGCAAGGGTCACGGCGTGCCGGCTCTTTATGCGGCGCTGGGGCTTCGAGGTTATTTTAACATTGAAGAGACGGCAACCTTTCGCCAGTTAGGGAGCCCTTTTCAGGGGCACCCTGATAGAGTGAGAATGCCTGTGCTTGAAGCATCAACGGGTTCGTTGGGCCAGGGACTTTCCGTCGCTCAGGGTATGGCCATGTCTCTTCGTATGGATAACAACCCAGCTCGGGTATTTTGTCTTATCGGCGATGGCGAAACACAAGAAGGTCAGATTTGGGAGTGCGCTATGTCGACGGGCAATTTCCAGCTCGACAACTTGATCGTCTTTTTAGATTCGAATGGTTACCAAATCGACGGTACCGTAAAAGATGTGATGGATCTTGGAGACATCAAAGCCAAGTTTGAAGCTTTTAAATGGCACGTCGAAGAGATCGATGGGCATAACATGCAGCAGATCCATCAAGCGGTTCTGAAATGCTCACAACTAAAAGGCAAACCTCACTTGATTGTCGCAAAGACAGTAAAAGGCAAAGGCGTTTCTTTCATGGAAAACGACAACAAGTGGCATGGCTCCGCACCCAACGAAAATGAATTCAATCAAGCAATGAAAGAGCTAGAGAGGTAA
- a CDS encoding alpha/beta hydrolase produces the protein MPQDHDEFRRRGQLYMPDIGVLNLASLMQNFLLLNKFQARIVGHPLKGRIVFLHGLMGYLNNWLSVTRAFESEYEILTYDQRGHGKSVKNLVGYHPSDYATDLLEIVDHLGWRKFHLVGHSMGGRNAIHFASENPSRIEKLVVEDIGPSARPEAIQGIIGILDKVPTPFKSRDTMNSFFEKGVFEPTLNAYLKSNIEQKEGDQYDWRFERGAILESVTKGRTESSWEQWKAIQNPTLVIRGELSDELSLGEYQEMLAAAPLCIGVEIPGAAHWVHFDKPKEFIATLQNFFEGTLSASPTK, from the coding sequence TTGCCGCAAGATCATGACGAGTTCAGGCGCCGCGGTCAACTGTACATGCCCGATATTGGCGTGCTAAACTTGGCATCACTCATGCAGAATTTTCTCTTGCTTAATAAATTTCAAGCCCGCATCGTCGGACACCCCCTCAAGGGTAGAATTGTTTTTTTGCATGGCCTCATGGGTTATCTGAACAATTGGTTGAGTGTCACCCGCGCATTCGAATCGGAATATGAGATACTAACGTATGATCAACGAGGGCACGGAAAGTCCGTGAAGAACCTCGTTGGATACCATCCGAGCGATTATGCAACTGACTTGCTTGAAATTGTGGATCATCTGGGCTGGCGCAAGTTTCATCTAGTGGGTCACTCGATGGGCGGGCGAAATGCGATTCATTTTGCCTCTGAGAACCCGAGTCGCATCGAAAAATTAGTTGTCGAAGACATTGGCCCATCAGCCAGGCCAGAGGCTATTCAAGGAATAATCGGAATTCTGGATAAAGTGCCAACTCCCTTTAAAAGCCGCGACACTATGAATTCCTTTTTTGAAAAGGGTGTGTTTGAACCGACCCTAAATGCCTATTTGAAGTCGAATATAGAACAAAAAGAAGGCGACCAATATGATTGGCGATTTGAACGTGGCGCTATACTTGAGAGCGTGACAAAAGGGCGGACGGAATCTTCGTGGGAGCAATGGAAGGCCATCCAGAACCCCACACTTGTTATAAGGGGCGAACTATCGGATGAGCTAAGTCTTGGAGAATATCAAGAAATGCTCGCCGCTGCGCCCTTGTGCATCGGCGTGGAAATACCAGGCGCCGCCCACTGGGTTCACTTTGACAAGCCAAAAGAGTTCATTGCGACTCTTCAAAACTTCTTTGAAGGCACGCTTTCTGCTAGCCCTACAAAGTGA
- a CDS encoding poly(A) polymerase, with amino-acid sequence MVDIIRRPHLCADWVHNDARQIVKTLKGRGFETYLVGGCVRDLLAEIHPKDFDIATAASPQQVKRAIYNSYIIGRRFRLVLAKRGVDQYEISTFRRSPTIEDLQNEDISGDNFFGTAEEDAVRRDFTINGLFYDPVEDKLTDYVGGGRDIDLRLVRMIGEPEVRLREDPIRILRAIRLAAKLRFDIDPHLRQAMVSEAEHLVSSVLPRKREEYLKVLRLSDPIPALFEMKDLGILKFCLPELDTLFDSSELTARFGWLMRQSRQFVGDDCSPTELFAFFLTAYIHAGQADHEGHEEFQKAFHQEANITFLKQGLGLFQTEIRLIAAALEIVPNLKDAGGFSRKGLRRQAAFLSHESLPLALVLARMLHEISGEEATYWELQLSNHKTFATAPKQAVKEGF; translated from the coding sequence ATGGTTGATATCATAAGACGACCACATCTCTGTGCTGACTGGGTTCATAATGACGCCCGGCAGATTGTTAAAACTCTTAAAGGGCGAGGGTTTGAAACCTATCTCGTCGGCGGATGCGTGCGCGATCTGCTCGCTGAAATTCATCCCAAAGACTTCGACATTGCAACCGCTGCGAGTCCCCAGCAGGTAAAACGAGCAATATACAATAGCTACATTATTGGTCGCCGATTTCGCCTGGTTCTGGCAAAGCGAGGTGTCGACCAATACGAAATATCCACCTTTCGAAGAAGTCCCACCATTGAAGACCTACAGAACGAAGACATCTCCGGGGATAATTTTTTTGGTACAGCAGAAGAAGATGCTGTACGTCGCGACTTTACGATTAACGGTCTTTTTTACGACCCTGTTGAAGATAAATTGACCGACTACGTTGGAGGAGGTCGAGATATCGATCTTCGTTTAGTGCGAATGATCGGAGAGCCCGAAGTCCGCCTGCGCGAAGATCCTATACGCATCCTCAGAGCCATTCGTCTGGCTGCAAAACTCCGCTTTGATATTGATCCCCATTTGCGCCAGGCAATGGTGAGTGAAGCCGAACACCTAGTGTCGTCGGTTCTGCCTCGAAAGCGTGAGGAGTATCTTAAGGTCCTCAGGTTGTCCGACCCAATACCCGCCCTTTTTGAAATGAAGGATCTGGGAATCCTAAAATTTTGCCTTCCAGAACTTGATACACTTTTTGATAGTTCAGAGCTCACAGCCCGTTTTGGTTGGCTTATGAGACAAAGTCGTCAATTTGTAGGAGACGACTGCTCGCCGACCGAGCTTTTTGCTTTTTTTCTGACAGCATATATTCATGCGGGACAAGCAGATCACGAGGGGCACGAAGAATTTCAGAAAGCATTTCACCAAGAGGCCAACATCACCTTTCTCAAGCAGGGTCTTGGCTTGTTTCAAACAGAAATTCGACTTATTGCTGCGGCCCTCGAAATTGTTCCGAATCTTAAAGACGCAGGTGGATTTTCTCGGAAAGGGTTACGCCGCCAGGCTGCTTTTTTAAGCCACGAATCCCTTCCACTTGCTTTGGTTTTGGCCCGCATGCTGCACGAAATCAGTGGCGAAGAGGCCACCTACTGGGAGTTGCAGCTCAGCAATCATAAAACCTTTGCCACAGCGCCGAAACAGGCGGTAAAAGAGGGCTTTTAA
- a CDS encoding phenol 2-monooxygenase: MARKIYKCKLSQLGHLTPTVRELVFDILEGEKLEFEAGQFVMMRVPGGEKPSLRAYSIASSDALSTQFKLLIKLVPGGVASEFVETYCKVGTVVEFTGPFGKLLFQEPPAKKVLFFCTGAGLSQHICMLESKAHKYPETEFYLYKGALSEKEIYYKDVLQNLKEKLPQFKKYEFTIDDGSATWQGRTGYVNQFLDEFDLASDIQIYLCGNPNMIKSMKADLERKGFSKDRLYAEAFY; this comes from the coding sequence ATGGCCCGAAAGATTTACAAATGCAAATTGTCGCAGCTAGGACACCTCACGCCGACGGTGAGGGAGCTCGTCTTTGACATTCTCGAAGGAGAAAAACTTGAGTTTGAAGCGGGACAGTTCGTTATGATGAGGGTTCCCGGCGGCGAAAAACCCTCTCTGAGAGCTTATTCCATAGCTTCTTCTGATGCGCTTTCCACTCAGTTCAAATTGCTCATTAAACTCGTACCCGGCGGCGTCGCATCTGAGTTTGTCGAAACCTACTGCAAGGTAGGAACGGTCGTCGAGTTCACGGGACCTTTTGGCAAGCTGTTGTTTCAGGAACCTCCTGCTAAGAAAGTTCTCTTTTTTTGCACGGGAGCCGGACTGTCTCAGCACATCTGCATGTTAGAATCAAAAGCCCACAAATACCCAGAAACAGAATTCTACCTTTATAAAGGCGCCTTGAGCGAAAAAGAAATCTACTACAAAGACGTGCTTCAAAATTTAAAAGAGAAACTACCCCAGTTCAAAAAATACGAATTCACAATTGATGATGGCTCTGCCACCTGGCAAGGCCGCACCGGATATGTTAATCAGTTCCTCGACGAGTTCGACCTTGCTAGCGATATCCAGATCTATTTGTGCGGCAATCCTAATATGATCAAATCCATGAAAGCAGATTTGGAGCGCAAGGGCTTCTCTAAGGACCGCTTATATGCTGAAGCCTTCTATTAA
- a CDS encoding transketolase, protein MTAVQKKATRASFGEALVQLGADYPQVVVLDADLSKSTKSEGFSKKYPNRFFQMGIQEANMIGVAAGMSFSGKVPFLCSFGAFLSGRFDTIRVTVGYAQANVRLIGTHAGVGIGEDGCSQMALEDLACMRVLPGMLVLQPADDIETHAMMEYLCRHQGPAYVRLSRQDLPRVHSENYRFEPGKAHTIKEGSDTVVFATGALVGSALEASKELSTKGLNVGVVNVSSIKPIDRASIEKYASQFKTIFTAEDHSVIGGLGAAVSEVTSGLGLACKVVRIGVNDVYGESGTPEDLYRFHKLDGVGVAHTIQSYF, encoded by the coding sequence ATGACAGCAGTTCAGAAAAAAGCAACGCGTGCTAGTTTTGGTGAAGCTCTTGTGCAGCTCGGTGCGGATTACCCGCAAGTGGTTGTTCTCGATGCGGACCTCTCAAAAAGTACAAAGTCAGAGGGCTTTTCGAAAAAATATCCGAATCGTTTCTTTCAGATGGGCATTCAAGAGGCCAACATGATTGGTGTGGCAGCTGGTATGTCCTTCTCGGGCAAGGTGCCATTTTTGTGTTCGTTTGGAGCTTTTTTGTCTGGGCGTTTTGACACAATTCGAGTCACCGTTGGCTATGCACAAGCCAATGTGAGACTCATTGGTACGCATGCTGGTGTGGGTATTGGCGAAGATGGCTGCAGTCAGATGGCGCTCGAGGATTTAGCATGTATGCGCGTACTGCCAGGTATGTTGGTGCTACAGCCTGCGGACGACATTGAGACTCATGCAATGATGGAGTACCTGTGCCGGCATCAAGGCCCGGCTTATGTTAGGTTGTCTCGGCAAGATCTTCCCCGAGTTCATAGTGAAAACTATCGCTTCGAGCCCGGTAAGGCGCATACAATTAAAGAAGGTAGCGACACGGTAGTGTTCGCAACGGGCGCACTTGTGGGTTCGGCTCTTGAAGCTTCAAAAGAATTGTCGACTAAAGGATTAAATGTTGGCGTCGTGAATGTTTCATCAATAAAGCCTATTGATCGAGCCTCGATCGAAAAGTACGCATCGCAGTTTAAAACAATTTTCACAGCCGAGGACCATAGTGTGATTGGCGGACTAGGCGCAGCCGTGAGTGAAGTCACAAGCGGGCTGGGGCTTGCTTGCAAAGTAGTTCGTATCGGTGTGAATGATGTTTATGGCGAAAGTGGCACTCCAGAAGATCTCTATCGCTTTCACAAGCTAGATGGCGTGGGAGTGGCTCACACAATTCAATCTTATTTTTAA
- a CDS encoding Sec-independent protein translocase TatA → MSLGPMELLVILGIVLLLFGPSRLPGLGKSIGEAIRGFKKGIADDEVDVTAKDSTAKYSSEKLESAKKSESVKSHTEDKSKV, encoded by the coding sequence ATGAGTCTTGGCCCTATGGAGCTCTTGGTCATATTAGGTATTGTGCTTTTACTTTTTGGGCCATCCAGGTTGCCTGGTTTAGGCAAATCCATCGGTGAGGCCATCCGCGGATTCAAAAAAGGTATCGCAGACGATGAAGTCGATGTGACGGCCAAAGATTCCACCGCGAAATATTCTTCAGAAAAACTCGAATCTGCTAAAAAATCAGAATCCGTAAAATCCCACACCGAAGACAAATCAAAAGTCTAA
- the speB gene encoding agmatinase — MEFKPMSGRDLPRFAGVKTFFRLPHVSIDENFDVALFGVPFDGGLSYRPGARFAPTKVRELSSLGRAYHWSREVDLFKTLRIADVGDCPVVPVDLKSTYDRIEKYVGKVVDSGKKFVAVGGDHSVTLPLLRAVKKKMKSPLCLIHFDAHLDTYPAAWEQEYHHGSFLRHAIEEGLIDPKKSFQIGLRGPLAGGEDKEFVTKHGLRGLTIDDIRDQNLSSVLASLPTFVDLPTYITFDVDCLDPVYAPGTGTPVVGGLTTYEVQRILRSLKVKNLVGGDIVEISPPYDHADLTTLVGVDVMFEMLCLMAEST, encoded by the coding sequence ATGGAATTTAAGCCAATGAGCGGACGAGATCTTCCGCGTTTTGCCGGGGTGAAAACTTTTTTTAGACTTCCCCATGTATCGATTGATGAAAACTTTGATGTAGCTCTTTTTGGAGTCCCTTTTGACGGCGGTCTCTCTTACAGGCCGGGGGCCAGGTTTGCGCCGACAAAAGTGAGAGAACTTTCGTCTTTAGGGCGTGCTTATCACTGGAGCCGAGAGGTTGATCTTTTTAAAACGCTCAGGATTGCAGATGTTGGGGATTGCCCGGTAGTTCCTGTGGATTTGAAGTCCACCTATGATCGCATCGAAAAGTATGTGGGTAAAGTTGTTGATAGCGGTAAAAAGTTTGTCGCCGTGGGAGGAGATCACTCGGTCACGCTTCCACTTTTAAGGGCCGTCAAAAAAAAGATGAAGTCGCCGCTGTGTTTGATTCATTTTGATGCCCATCTCGATACTTACCCGGCCGCATGGGAGCAAGAGTATCACCATGGATCATTCTTAAGACATGCCATCGAAGAGGGATTGATCGATCCCAAAAAATCCTTTCAGATTGGGCTTCGGGGCCCACTTGCAGGGGGCGAAGACAAAGAATTTGTGACAAAACATGGACTGCGCGGCCTTACTATAGATGACATACGCGACCAGAATTTGTCATCTGTGCTGGCCAGTTTGCCCACTTTTGTTGATTTGCCGACCTATATAACGTTTGACGTGGACTGCTTAGACCCCGTGTATGCACCCGGCACGGGTACGCCCGTTGTGGGCGGGCTGACGACCTACGAAGTGCAAAGAATTCTGCGAAGCTTGAAAGTTAAGAATCTTGTCGGAGGCGACATCGTAGAAATTTCTCCTCCGTACGATCATGCCGACCTAACAACTCTCGTCGGAGTTGACGTTATGTTTGAGATGCTCTGTTTAATGGCGGAGTCTACTTGA